The region GTGGTTACAGACTGAGTCAGTGCTCCTTTGAGGGgctgagaggggaggggagtgcgttgggggggggggtcagaggGTTAgtcacacagacacgcacacacacatgcatccatTCAAACACAGGCTCACACACATTGAATGCCCTTGATGACGATAATAAGGGCATTTAGGGGCTGTCCCTGGAGACGGGCAGGTGACTGAGGGGTAATTTTCACCCTGAAAAGACCGATGATTGGCTCTGATTGTGATAATGATCACCATTATTGTCATTACAGCGTAAAATGACTCATGAAGAGAAGGAGAATTTTAAAAAGGTGccctgctttttttcccttttctgctGTGGATACATTTTAAGAAGAAATGAAAGGGATCCATCTAGGATATTAGGTATTTTTGTGTTCCCTATAAGGACCATAATTCCAATATATCAAAGAACATCATATTTCTGAAATTAGGGCCAGAGAGAGGCTGCAAAAAAAGActtctttgtagttttttgcaTTGCTGTACAGTTAAAGCCCAGCGGTCACAATCTAATCTGGGGTATTGACCAGAAGCTAATGTTGCAATAAACCGTGGGCGAGCCCTCATCGGGGAATAATTACTAaagaaaaatgcctttttctaCTCTATTTCTCCTTCCTTCTGTTTCTAATTCAATTTCCATCTATCCTCGACCATAGCATAcactctttattttattttatccctCATTCCCTGctatttctttttgcttttttgttctgTATGCTTTTCCTTGCTCTGCCTCCTTATcatcccctcctcttcctttgtTGTCACATTTTTCCCTCGGTGCATTGTTTCCATACAGCTCCCTCTGCTTACAGCCTttatccctcctcctctctaacCAAGCTACGAAATCGCTTCTGTCCAATTGTTTAGATACCTACTTGTGAACGAAAAAGGGAGGAGTTGAAGTAGAGAGGAGATAGGATTGTTGCTCTAGATGTTAATGGTGGCGGTGTTGGTGGCTGATAAGGGTGGACGAGGGTTGTGTAACTGGCCTCATTAAAAGCGGGGTAAACAGGGATCAGTCCGAAGAGTGCGTGTGGGAGGCGATGAGATGGCCTGTCAGTTAGCAAAGAGAGCAAAAGCTCAGGCCTCACAGAGTTGGCTTTCCGCGACACATTTCATCTACTTTAGCTTCTCCGGCAGTGTTGCTCTTTTGTTGTCCATGGAGCTACGAgccattttgtcttttgtaaGCCAACAGAGAAATCAGAAACACAtctaccattttttttgttatgctgTCTTCTGTATCTCACCTCTGTAATAATTCTTCCTGTGTTGTGAATATTACTTTTGGATATTTaatctttttccttcttttaatGAAAGTATAAAATTAACAATTATCTCCCTCAATTTCTGAATTTTGGGGTCAACAGAGGCTGTTATCTCTTTAAAACACTCTCCCTGCcagtcttacacacacacacacacacacacacacacacacacacacacacacacacacacacacacacacacacacacacacacacacacacacacacacacacacacacatttacgtCTTCTCAGCCATCAAATCAGCCCCATTCAGACTCGCCGCTGAGATTGGCAGCATTGACAGATAGCCATCACAGCTTTGTGTGCTTTAATTAAACCACTGAGTGATTTTAGAAAGcctttgaatatgaaaatgtttgctGCCCGACTCCTATCAGACGCTTTTTTTAATTAGCCCAGTCAGCACAAGCTCCAGTTTGTGCTCTGTGGATGGAATTATATCACGGCTAATGAAAAAACCaatgagagtgtgtttgtgtgtgtgtgtgtgtgtgttttgaagttTCCGTATTTATGGTTTCTTTTCTGCAAGTGTGTGCATAAGAATCTTCTTTCATTCCTCATGCTAGATGTTAATGCCTGAGCCGTTACAGTAATGTTGAATGACGCGCTGTAGTGACACGTTTTGTGATATGATTGACAGGTTCACCTATGAGATCgctccagtgtttgtgttgatggagcagctgactctgaagaaaatgagagagatgaTTGGCTGGCCCAACGGAGAGGGAGATGGAATCTTTTCACCAGGTTGGACCATGAATAACtgattgagtgttttttttaaatgttcatttcaatttttttcaataatataaGTTATCGAGCTGCTGTCCATGGTTCTGATgtgtctgtctcttctctctagGGGGCGCTATTTCCAACATGTACAGTGTGATGATTGCACGGTACAAGTATTTCCCCGAGGTCAAGACCAAGGGCATGTCTGCTGCTCCTCGCCTTGTCCTCTTCACATCTGAACACgtaggtgacacacacacacacacacacacacacacacacacacacacacacacacacacacacacacacacacacacacacacaaacacacaaacacacgcacacactctctttTAAGTATTCTAATAAAGCAGACGCTATGCTTCATTGGCTGTAGATTGAGGCCATTGAAGAAGTCCGGTAATAATCAGTAGGTCTATTTGAATCCAGGCAATGGCTAGTTTTATGGATTCCGTTTGCTTTTATCACATCTGCTTTTGTCTACAAAGCGTTGCACAGTTGACAACATGACAGAAAGCAAGCCAAAGCTTAAGTAGCAATTACCTCTCAAAATCTTCACTTTATTGTGTTACGCTATTATTTCAATGAAAGATGAATGTGTCCCTACAGAGTCACTACTCCATAAAGAAGGCTGGAGCTGCTCTGGGTTTTGGCTCTGAGAATGTGATCCTGCTGAGCACAGACGAGAGGTGGGGAATTCATTTCAGCaattaataaagtaaatgtgtaaaatactGTCTGTGAACAATGTCacgaaaaaagagaaaaagattaCTCCCTGATTCTTGTATAACCTGTATCTCATGTTGTATGTGATGATAACATGGTGCCCGATGGTCTTTCAGGGGGAGAGTCATTCCTGCGGATCTGGAGGCCAAGATCCTTGATGCTAAACAGAAGGTCAGTATTATtgttcctttttctctcccttagttcgtttctctcttgttttcttctggCTCTTCAACCCTCTAACTGTCATGTGTGTTGATTCTGCAGGGCTACGTGCCATTGTTTGTGAACGCCACAGCTGGTTCAACGGTGTACGGAGCATTCGACCCCATCAATGAGATCGCTGACATCTGTGAGAAGTATAACTTGTGGCTCCATGTTGATGTGAGTAGTCGACACTGGAGGGTTTTTTGTAGTATATAGGTTGTAATAGTAGTTATATATGTCCTTGGCTGCATACCCTTCTATAATAGTGCTGTCTCCTCAGGGGGCGTGGGGTGGTGGACTACTGATGTCCAGGAAGCATCGCCATAAGCTTAATGGAGTTGAGAGGTGAGTACATTGGGACAGATGGGTTGCTCTGCATTGTTATCTCAAGAACATTTTCTGTGGAAGTACCTCAGTGCATtaagacatactgtatattaaactTTGCAGGGCCAACTCTGTCACATGGAACCCGCACAAGATGATGGGAGTGCCTCTGCAGTGCTCTGCAATCCTGGTCAGAGAGAAggtacagtaaacacacagaactAAAATATTTCCATACGTTTTTTGGGCTGTTTAAACACAGGATTTTTTAAGGTTATATTTGTGTGCTGTGCCTTGTACCTggaatattgttatatattacaTGTTCATATTAATGAAACCTTTTGGAGAACTTGCAGTCTGTGAAGGGTCTACATAGTGCTAACATGCCATTGGCATAAGAGCcgtgaaataaaaaaggttaacAGTGTATGTGCTTTATGTGTGTCTCTAGGGAATCCTGTCAGGCTGTAACTCCATGTGTGCTGGCTACCTGTTCCAACCAGACAAACAGTACGACGTCACCTACGACACAGGGGACAAAGCAATCCAGTGTGGCCGACACGTCGACATCTTTAAGTTCTGGCTCATGTGGAAGGCCAAGGTGAATAAAAGCCAATATGATTTGTCATGGTGTTATCATAGCACATGCTTCAGcttaatattcatgtttttatttgttgtaattAGTGCCTGAcagcctttttttcctcttgcagGGCACCATAGGGTTTGAGCAGCACATTGACAGGTGTTTGGACCTGTCTCAGTACCTGTACAACAAGATCAAGAACCGGGAGGGATTTCAGATGGTGTTTGATGGAGTGGTGAGCTTTTCTAATATTCTACTCTATCAAGGGTATTTTAAATCACTAAGGAAAATTCAATATTATATCTTTGTCGGTTAATAAGCTATACTGGCATGACCGAAACTATTTAGGGCGGTTAACCAACAAGAAACAATCTCATATTAATTTAACAAACTGCAATCAACGTTATGTAAATGCTGTGTAATTGTAACTCTTCTCCGTGACACTGTTTCCCTTGCTTTATTTCCTCCAACTATATCAActtaattttcttttgtgtggtgtaaatgaaaaataaagttccAGAGGTGTGTGGATATTTTAACggtgtgtttatttctgtctgcaGCCCCAGCACACCAACGTTTGTTTCTGGTACTTCCCACCCAGCCTGAGAGGCATGCCTGACGGTGAGGAGCGGCGAGAAAAACTCCATGGGGTAAGACGCCTGTCAATGTCTGTTTCCCTTTTATTTCATCACCGGTGGTCTGTGCAATGGACTACAGATGGAAATGGACTACGGATAGAAATGGACTACAGATGGAAATGAGCTTTCAGCTGTTTCTGGTGCAATAAATGTTCCATGCATTGTccttgtcaaataaaaaattacaattaaaacGAAAAAGTGAAAGCATACATTTTATCACCTTTCATGTTTACCCTTCCTTTTTTATCCATACAACCAATGTattatgttttcagaaacactATGTATAGCAGACTCCCATCGGGAATGCAATTAATccttaatttgtctttttttcccaccaggTGGCACCAAAGATTAAGGCCATGATGATGGAGTCAGGAACCACCATGGTGGGCTACCAGCCTCAGGGCAAAAATGTCAACTTCTTCCGTATGGTCGTCTCCAACCTCGCAGCCACCCAGTCCGATATCGACTTCCTCATCGATGAGATTGAGAGGCTGGGTCAAGACCTGTAGACCCCTCAGCCATCGCTGCTCTAGTGGCCAGAGGGAGTCTTCTATCTGTTGTAATTCAAAGGCAAACGCAGCTGAGGTGAAACATTCACAGCGCTGCAGACAGAATAATGAAAGGACATGTTTTAGGTTCTTTCTATCCAGTCTTTCTTTGTCTGAAGCATTCTGAGTGTTTCTCCAAGCGGTGAGAGAGACTTTGAGTGTCATACTTGCTCGTCCCACATAGTTCCTCCTCTAGACAAAATATATAAGTACTAAGTATCTGAAGGCTCACGGTACAACAAACATGAtctaatgtatgtgtgtgctgtggaatcttgtaatgtgtgtgtgtgtgtattcaagTTCCTTGTCCAATGTAGATTGTCTTTTAACgtctgtatgtgtgcgtgcctgagagtgtgtgtgtgtgtgtgtgtgtgtgtgtgtgtgtgtgtgtgtgtgtgtgtgtgtgtgtgtgtgtgtgtgtgtgtgtgtgtgtgtgtggtcaaaCACTGAAAGGCAGAAAAGCACAGatgaaaatataacaaactATCATAAAACTATTCTGCTGTATCATACATTTGCTACGCAAAATTGAATCATTGGTGCTTTCAGCTGTGCAAATATTTAGTCTTAGTGCACAGACCTAAACCAGTGTCCGCGGCcctgatgcagtgtgtgtgtgtgtgtgtgtgtgtgcaggtgtgcgTGTGGCACATTTGAGTGTATCCTGTCATGTATTTAAAGCTAGCATTGTGTTGAAAATAAGCTTATTATGACCTAATGTGCACACCATGGTACCAAGCGTGTTAAGCTGAGAGGTTTTAGATAATCTCCAGCAACTGATATACAGTCTGCAATATTTTCCCTCGTAGAAGtttaagattaagatttaaaatgtcTACAGCTATCCCAAGTCTGTGACAACTTTTAACGCTGGCTCGTTGTCTGTTTCATGCAATCATGTGATACCCGTATGTGTTTATAGCattgttaaaatatgaatatttgattatataagaattaatatttattgcatttccACTGTTTGCAGATTCAggtattttattgtaaatgtatcTTTATGTGTATTACATGGTTTTACACTTGTAAATGTAATCACAGGAACTAGagtaaagtttatttatagTGATTTTGTGAGCCAAAGAAAGCAAATCGGGAACAGAGCAATCCATTGTCCTTCATATAGAACTTCTTATAGATTATAGGTGTTTGTAAAAGGTTACCTACTGTATTATTGAACCTCGACTGCGATGCAATTTCTATagtgtgtttctttctgtgatTGTGAGTCTTTTTGACCGAATGTTTTGAGATGACTGACAGGCCTTCTGATGAGGTTAAGAATGAAGAATATATAATCCTCTGGCAGTTGTGCCAGTCTTTCATTTTAGAGAATAGCACAAGGATGTGAGAATGTACTCTCCTCTTGAGACTGTGAAGAAAGTATTGTTGTATCTGTCTGAATCCTAATGCATTTActgtaatatagtatatattagtTGTAATACATATTACTTGTATTCTCAGTGTCATGGGAACTCTGTGGAATATCTTGTACGAAGAgttcctgtttgtgtctttgcacAATGTTCACCTTTCTTTCTTCCATTGTAAATGGATGTGTACTATGGCAGTATTATATAAGACTTATGTTAACAAAGTATTTATGGTAAATAGGGACCATTTGTGAATGGCACAAttgcataaaacatatttaaggtAATCTGTGTGCTGTATGTGGCCAATGACTTCTGTATGTGACCAATCTGGTTGTTTGATTAAACCAGCTGTAAGGGAACGTTTCCCAGGGGGCACTTTAACAGAATCATACCATCTCAAAAAGATCTTTAATAAAGTCTATTAAAGGGAAAAGTGAGTCTGACTTattagaacacacacacacacacacacacacacacacacacacacacacacacagagctctttttttaacacacaaCCGTTTTCCTTTGCACCTCCACAAACTGCACTCTTCAAAAAATGCAGACATTTAATTTTGTCTATACTAAAGTATCCCACTCTGCCTCTGGATAGCCTGTATCagtggccacacacacacacacacacacacacacacacacacacacacacacattaacacacacacacacacatacattaatgCCTCTCTGCCTAATCATCTTTGAGGAGGCTTCGTTTGGCCCCCCAGCTGATTGTCGGATTGGCTGTTCTCCAATGTGGAACCGTCCTCtcatcagctctctctctctctcccttattctttccttttatttttctctcctaaacctctttcctctctttgccTCTACTATTTTATTCTTTTGGTTCCTCACATTTTTTCCCTTATGCACTTTTCTCTTAATTCCCCACCCGATCTGTCCTCTCCTCTAGCCTTTATTCTCCTATGAGTGATTTGATTCAGCCTCATTAATCCAAAGTGTCATTGAAAAACAAAGGCATTGGGTACCTTTACATGGATGGCATGAAAATATCAAAGAGTATGGGGGTTGTGGAGTGAGGCTGAAAGATCTACAGTGAGATCATAGAGTGAGATCAGCAATGAGGATGTGATGTACTGCCAGCGCCCTCTGGtggtgactctctgtcagcacAATCGTGCTTTAAATATGCTAAATTAGGAGTTTTATAAAACTTCCATCAAAACCATCCTAATAATCATTataacacatacagtaaaacGCCCCTGTGGACTTTACAAGCGCAT is a window of Anoplopoma fimbria isolate UVic2021 breed Golden Eagle Sablefish chromosome 3, Afim_UVic_2022, whole genome shotgun sequence DNA encoding:
- the LOC129113062 gene encoding glutamate decarboxylase 1-like, which translates into the protein MATSEPKASGGEQDPNSANLRPPSTTNEYAWMHGCTRKLGMKICGFLQKNNSLEEKGRLAGQKNLLSCDNSDRDARFRLTETDFSNLFARDLLPAKNGEEPTIQFLLEMVDILTNYVKKTFDRSTKVLDFHHPHQLLEGMEGFNLELSDQPESLEQILVDCRDTLKYGVRTGHPRFFNQLSSGLDIIGLAGEWLTSTANTNMFTYEIAPVFVLMEQLTLKKMREMIGWPNGEGDGIFSPGGAISNMYSVMIARYKYFPEVKTKGMSAAPRLVLFTSEHSHYSIKKAGAALGFGSENVILLSTDERGRVIPADLEAKILDAKQKGYVPLFVNATAGSTVYGAFDPINEIADICEKYNLWLHVDGAWGGGLLMSRKHRHKLNGVERANSVTWNPHKMMGVPLQCSAILVREKGILSGCNSMCAGYLFQPDKQYDVTYDTGDKAIQCGRHVDIFKFWLMWKAKGTIGFEQHIDRCLDLSQYLYNKIKNREGFQMVFDGVPQHTNVCFWYFPPSLRGMPDGEERREKLHGVAPKIKAMMMESGTTMVGYQPQGKNVNFFRMVVSNLAATQSDIDFLIDEIERLGQDL